In the genome of Spirochaetaceae bacterium, the window GGCCCGGCCGGCACCGGCATGGAGGAGATCTACCAGATCACCTCGGCGCTCAAGTTCCTGCCCTGGGGCAAGACCGTGTCGGTGCTCACCGACGCGCGCTTCTCCGGCGTGTCCACCGGCGCCTGCATCGGTCACATCGGCCCGGAGGCGCTCGCCGGCGGCCCGCTCGGCAAGCTGCGCGACGGCGACCTGATCGAGATCGTGGTGGACCGCACCGGCCTGGAAGGCCGCGTCGACCTGGCCGGCACCGCCGACGGTCCGCTGGAGCCGGCCGCGGCGGCGGCGCTGCTGCAACGGCGCACCGCCCACCCGGGCCTGGCCGCCAACGCCGCGCTGCCCGACGACACCCGCCTGTGGGCCGCCCTGCAGGCGGCCAGCGGCGGCACCTGGCGCGGCGCCGTATACGACGTCGACCGCATCGTCGCCGCCCTGCAGCCAAACGGAAGCAGCCGCACACAAGCGCCATGACGGCCTGATCAGTTGCCGCGCCCTGCATGCCCGGCTGCCAGGTAGTCGAGCCGGCCGTGGCGGCGCGGCACCGCAGCCCTGCGTCTGGCGGGCCGGCTCCTCAGGAGGACAGGTTGGCGGCGGTGATGTCGAAGTGGCTCCAGTGCCGCGCAACGCGGCTGCCGCTGATTTTCAGGAGCTGCGGCGACTGATGACGCACGCCGTAGGCGTCCGCGACCCAGTTGGACAGCGGGCGCTGCTCGATCACGTTGACCCAGTACACCGGCCGGTCGAAGGAGTGGCGGCGCACCACCTCCGCCGCGGCCGCCGAAATCGGGCAGGCGGTGGAGTGCTTGTACACGTAGCAGTCGGCGGGAAGCTCCTCTCGGTCCATGGGAACGATGCTGGCCATAGCGCCGTCAATTATGCCGCGTCCCGCGTGCCGCTGTCAGCCAATCGTGCTGACGGACACTCTCGAATTCGTTCTCCACGATCCGCTCGATGCGGTCCAACTCGTCCGAGTAGTCCCTGAGAGCGCCGAAATGCTTCATCCAGGGCTTCCTTGATTGCGCGTCCACGTGGCGCAGTCTCTCGACAACTGCTTCCGTGAAGAACTGACGGAGCGACTCTCCTCGGGAGGCCGCGCTGACCTTCACTTCGCGGAACAGCCGATCCGGAATCTCGATCATCGTCTTCACCAGACCACCATGCGCCAATAAATATGGGTTGTCTACCACGGAGCTGGCGCGGCTGTCGTTGCGACACCGCCTGCCAACGGTCGGTGCGTTCAGCCGCCGTCGTATTCGTCGGGGGTGATGGTGAGGTGGCGCACGCCGGCGCGGCGCAGCACGGTCACCGGCGTCGGCTGCCCCACCGCCCGGTCGTCGAGCAGCTTGTCGAGCTGGTCGATTGCGGAGATCGGACGATCTCCGAAGGCAATGATCACGTCGCCGCGCAGCAGCCCGGCACGACCCGCCGGCCCGCGCACCATGACTGACTCCACCATCACCCCGGTCTCGACGCGCAGCTTCAGGTGGCGCACCACCTGCCGGGAAAGGGCGACGTTGTGCCCGCCGATGCCGATGTAGCTGCGCCGCACGCGGCCTTCGCGCATCAGGTACATGCTCACGTACTTGGCCGTGTTGATGGCGGTGGCGAAACAGATGCCCTGCGCCGGCACGATGGCCGCCGTGTTGACGCCCACCACCTCGCCGTAGGAGGTAACCAGCGGGCCGCCCGAGTTGCCGGGGTTGAGCGGGGCGTCGGTCTGGATCACGTCGTTCACCTGGCGCCCGGCCCCGGACCGCAGCGTGCGGCCCATGGCGCTCACCACGCCCGCGGTCACCGTGTACTGGAACCCGTACGGGTTGCCGATGGCGACCACCAGTTGACCCACGCGGATCGCCGAGGAGTCGCCGAGCGGCGCCGCCACCAGGTCGTCGCCGGAGATCCGCACCACCGCAAGGTCGGTCTCCGGGTCCGCGCCGACGAGGTGCGCCTCGAACTGGCGCCCATCCGCCAGCGTGGCGGTCAGCGACTCGGCGTCGGCCACCACGTGGCTGTTGGTGAGGATGAAGCCGTCGGGCGTGAAGATGAATCCGGAGGCGGCGCCGTCCGCGGTATCGAGGTTGACCACCGCCGGCGACACCGCGTCGACCGCCTCGATCACGGCGCGCGAGTACGGATCAAGCCGCGGGTCGGCGGCGCCGCCCGCCTCCACGCCCACGCCGCCATGATCGGGCGCCGCGTAGCGCGAGCCGAGGGCGTTCAGGTACGGTTCCGGGCCGTGGCGCATCATCCTGCCGCCGAATTATAGAATATACTTGTTGCCAACGTGGCACTTGCATGGAACCGTGGCCCGCGGCCGAGACCGACTCGCGCCGCGCGGGCTGCCAGGGCCGGCTGATGGACGCCGGCGCCATTCTGCTGCTGTGGATCGTCCTGTACCTGGTGCAGCAGGGCAGCGAGACGCTGCTCACCCTGCTCAACCTGCGCCACGGCGCCCGCCACCCGCGGCCGCCAGCAGAGTTGGAGGAGGTGCTCGACGCCGCCACCGTGGCACGCATGCGCGAATATCAGCTTGCGCGCAGCCGCCTCGGCCTGGTGCGCCGCGCGCTGCTCGTCGCCGTCACGCTGGCGGTGGTGGCCGGCGGCGCCCTCGGCGTGCTCGACCGCGCGCTCGCCGGCTGGCTGGCGGCGAACGGCATCGCCTCGCCGCTGCTGGCCGGGGCCGCCTTCGTGGTGCTGCTGGCGGTGGCGAGCATGCTCCTGACGCTCGGCCTGCGCCTGTACGGCCAGTTCGTGATCGAGGCCCGGTTCGGCTTCAACCGCATGACGATGGCCACCTTCTTCCTGGACCAGCTCAAGAGCCTGCTGCTCACGCTGATCCTCGGCGTACCGCTGCTGCTCGGGCTGTTCTGGTTCATGGCCGAAACCGGCAGGCACTGGTGGATCTGGGCGTTCTGCTTCGTGGCCGCGTTCCAACTGCTGGTCAACTACCTGTACCAGCCGCTCATCGCGCCGCTGTTCAACAAGTTCCAGCCGCTCGCCGAGGGCACGCTCAAGCAGCGCCTGGTGGCGCTGGCGGAGCGCCTCCGGTTCCGGGTCAAGTCGGTGCTGGTGATGGACGGCAGCCGGCGCTCGCAGCACAGCAACGCCTATTTCGCCGGCTTCGGCGGCGCCAAGCGCATCGTGCTGTTCGACACCCTGCTGGGGACGCTCGACGAGCCGCAGGTGGAGGCGGTGCTGGCGCACGAGATCGGCCACGAGAAGCGGCGCCACGTCCTCAAGCACGTCGCCCTGAGCCTGCTGCTCACCCTGCTCGGGCTGTGGCTGATCAGCGTGCTGCTGCACCAGCCGGCGCTGTTCGCGGCGTTCGGCTTCCACGCTGCCGGCGCCGGCGAGCCGAGCTCGCACGCGGCGCTGGTCATACTCTCGCTGCTGTCCGGCCCCGCCACCTTCTTCCTGCAGCCGGCCGCCAACGGCTGGATCCGGCGCCACGAGTACGAGGCGGACCGCTACGCCGCGCGCGCCACCGGCGGCGCCGGCGCCCTGGCCGGCGCCCTCATCACGCTCAGCCGCGACAACCTGAGCAATCCCCATCCGCACCCCTGGTACAGCGCCTACCACTACACCCACCCTACCCTGACCGAGCGGCTGCGCGCCCTGCACCGCTACGCCGCCACCCTTCCGGCCGGGCCGGAAGCGGCGCCGCCCCGGCCGGTGTAACTTCGGCCGGGCGGGCGCGGTTTTCGGGGTAGTAGCCGGTATGGCATTCGTGTACCATGCCGGTCCCCACGGGGCCCATAGCTCAGTTGGTTAGAGCAGCGGACTCATAATCCGCGTGTCCAAGGTTCAAGTCCTTGTGGGCCCAATAAGCGCGCTGT includes:
- a CDS encoding DUF2847 family protein; this encodes MASIVPMDREELPADCYVYKHSTACPISAAAAEVVRRHSFDRPVYWVNVIEQRPLSNWVADAYGVRHQSPQLLKISGSRVARHWSHFDITAANLSS
- a CDS encoding trypsin-like peptidase domain-containing protein → MMRHGPEPYLNALGSRYAAPDHGGVGVEAGGAADPRLDPYSRAVIEAVDAVSPAVVNLDTADGAASGFIFTPDGFILTNSHVVADAESLTATLADGRQFEAHLVGADPETDLAVVRISGDDLVAAPLGDSSAIRVGQLVVAIGNPYGFQYTVTAGVVSAMGRTLRSGAGRQVNDVIQTDAPLNPGNSGGPLVTSYGEVVGVNTAAIVPAQGICFATAINTAKYVSMYLMREGRVRRSYIGIGGHNVALSRQVVRHLKLRVETGVMVESVMVRGPAGRAGLLRGDVIIAFGDRPISAIDQLDKLLDDRAVGQPTPVTVLRRAGVRHLTITPDEYDGG
- a CDS encoding M48 family metallopeptidase, with amino-acid sequence MEPWPAAETDSRRAGCQGRLMDAGAILLLWIVLYLVQQGSETLLTLLNLRHGARHPRPPAELEEVLDAATVARMREYQLARSRLGLVRRALLVAVTLAVVAGGALGVLDRALAGWLAANGIASPLLAGAAFVVLLAVASMLLTLGLRLYGQFVIEARFGFNRMTMATFFLDQLKSLLLTLILGVPLLLGLFWFMAETGRHWWIWAFCFVAAFQLLVNYLYQPLIAPLFNKFQPLAEGTLKQRLVALAERLRFRVKSVLVMDGSRRSQHSNAYFAGFGGAKRIVLFDTLLGTLDEPQVEAVLAHEIGHEKRRHVLKHVALSLLLTLLGLWLISVLLHQPALFAAFGFHAAGAGEPSSHAALVILSLLSGPATFFLQPAANGWIRRHEYEADRYAARATGGAGALAGALITLSRDNLSNPHPHPWYSAYHYTHPTLTERLRALHRYAATLPAGPEAAPPRPV